In Brassica rapa cultivar Chiifu-401-42 chromosome A06, CAAS_Brap_v3.01, whole genome shotgun sequence, a single window of DNA contains:
- the LOC103827508 gene encoding probable LRR receptor-like serine/threonine-protein kinase At2g02780, producing the protein MQSSLQSHVLPFTFLLLLLLLPLLSESQLPPSESKTLFDIQKQLQYPHILQSWTSTANFCNLPSSPSFRILCSKGHITELTITGNRTSKLSGRFEELFTLLTKLPSLNTLYLTSLGISGPLSPKIITKLPPSLQSLNLSSNFISGSIPKEISSLKNLKSLVLTDNLLNGSVFDLRGLSNLQELDLGGNNLGPELPSLPSNLISVSLKNNSFRSKLSEQIKKMNKLQSLDLSSNEFTGSIPEVLFSLPSLQTLSFAQNMFSGSLPNSTCSSSKVRTLDVSHNLLTGKLPSCYSSKSFKNQTVLFSFNCLSLNGTPNAKYQRPLSFCQNQASKAVAVEPVPKVEEKDSARSKLGLVILVIIGVVILAAILVVSVLIILRRRRSESEEDTFEVNNNNNDRHASDKASVCSNTTTSTKSLPDSRRVPQTMRSAVIGLPPYYMFSLEELEEATNDFDAASLLCEQLYRGRLREGIAVTVRCIKLKQKSLPQSLAQQMEVLSKLRHMHLVSVLGHCIASNQGHNQHAGHTIFIVQEYISNGSLKDFLTDCRKKEVLQWPQRMAIAIGVARGIQFLHMGVAPGIFGNNLDIENILLDGTLTVKISGYTIPLPSKVGAESHQVKTPKSNEDGEKEDVYQFGVILLQIITGKVVAAGSSEMGSLKLQLENGLRDEPSVLSSLADPAVRGSYAYESLRTTVEFAINCLCEDQSKRPSIEDVVWNLQYTIQVQQGWTNSGNHEATMKAIYE; encoded by the exons ATGCAAAGTTCCCTCCAAAGCCATGTATTGCCCTTCactttccttcttcttcttctccttcttccacTACTCTCTGAGTCTCAGTTACCTCCAAGTGAATCAAAAACTCTCTTTGATATCCAAAAGCAGCTACAGTATCCACATATTCTTCAGTCATGGACCAGTACAGCCAACTTCTGCAACcttccttcttctccttccttcaGAATCCTATGCTCCAAAGGTCACATAACAGAATTAACCATCACTGGAAACAGAACCAGTAAGCTCTCTGGAAGATTTGAAGAGCTCTTCACTCTTCTTACAAAACTCCCAAGCTTAAACACTTTGTATCTTACCTCACTCGGTATATCCGGTCCTCTCTCTCCTAAGATCATCACCAAGTTACCACCTTCTCTCCAATCTCTCAACCTCAGCTCTAATTTCATATCCGGGAGTATTCCAAAAGAGATTTCCTCTTTGAAGAATCTGAAAAGCCTTGTTTTAACAGACAATCTTCTCAACGGTTCTGTCTTTGATCTCAGAGGGTTGTCTAATCTTCAAGAGCTGGACTTGGGAGGTAATAATCTCGGTCCTGAATTGCCTTCACTCCCAAGTAACCTCATCTCTGTTTCGTTGAAGAACAACTCCTTTAGATCCAAGCTTTCAGAACagatcaagaagatgaacaaGCTTCAAAGTTTAGACCTCTCTTCCAACGAGTTCACCGGATCGATTCCGGAGGTTCTGttttctcttccttctcttcaaACTCTCAGTTTCGCTCAGAATATGTTTAGCGGATCGCTTCCAAATTCTACCTGCAGCTCCTCAAAGGTTAGAACTTTAGACGTTTCTCATAATCTTCTAACCGGAAAGCTTCCGTCTTGCTACTCTTCCAAGAGTTTCAAGAACCAGACAGTGCTCTTTTCATTCAATTGCTTGTCTTTGAATGGGACTCCTAACGCTAAATATCAGCGTCCGCTTTCTTTCTGTCAAAACCAAGCGAGCAAAGCAGTAGCTGTGGAGCCTGTCCCCAAAGTTGAAGAGAAAGATTCTGCAAGAAGCAAACTCGGTTTGGTGATTTTGGTAATCATTGGTGTGGTCATCCTTGCAGCAATTTTGGTTGTTTCGGTTTTGATTAtcctgagaagaagaagatcagaaTCAGAAGAAGATACTTTTGAagtgaacaacaacaacaatgatAGACATGCATCTGATAAAGCCTCAGTTTGCAGCAACACAACCACCAGCACTAAGTCATTACCAGATTCAA GACGTGTACCGCAGACAATGAGATCTGCAGTGATTGGTCTGCCACCGTACTACATGTTCTCCTTGGAGGAACTGGAAGAAGCGACTAACGACTTTGATGCAGCAAGTCTTCTCTGCGAGCAg TTGTACAGAGGTCGTCTAAGAGAAGGCATAGCAGTGACAGTGAGATGCATCAAGCTGAAGCAGAAGAGTTTACCACAGAGCTTAGCTCAGCAGATGGAAGTTTTATCAAAGCTAAGGCACATGCATTTGGTCAGCGTTCTTGGACATTGCATTGCTAGTAACCAAGGCCACAATCAACACGCTGGACACACCATCTTCATTGTCCAAGAGTATATCTCAAACGGGTCGTTAAAGGATTTTCTCACAG ATTGTAGGAAGAAAGAGGTGCTGCAATGGCCTCAGAGAATGGCGATAGCAATAGGAGTCGCTAGAGGGATACAGTTCTTGCACATGGGAGTAGCACCAGGAATCTTTGGGAACAATTTGGATATAGAAAATATTCTGCTTGATGGAACACTCACTGTTAAAATCAGTGGCTACACTATTCCTTTACCATCCAAG GTTGGAGCAGAGAGCCATCAAGTCAAAACTCCAAAGAG TAATGAGGatggagagaaagaagatgTGTACCAGTTTGGAGTGATACTACTTCAGATCATCACAGGGAAGGTAGTAGCTGCAGGCTCTTCAGAGATGGGAAGTTTGAAGCTTCAG CTGGAGAATGGTTTGAGAGATGAACCATCAGTATTGAGCAGCTTAGCAGATCCAGCTGTTAGAGGATCATATGCTTATGAGTCGCTGAGAACAACCGTGGAATTTGCTATCAACTGTCTTTGTGAAGATCAGAGCAAGCGACCATCTATTGAAGATGTTGTATGGAATCTGCAATATACAATTCAAGTGCAACAAGGATGGACAAACAGTGGGAATCATGAAGCAACCATGAAGGCAATATATGAATGA
- the LOC103827507 gene encoding ubiquitin-conjugating enzyme E2 2 isoform X1 — protein MSTPARKRLMRDFKRLQQDPPAGISGAPQDNNIMLWNAVIFGPDDTPWDGGTFKLSLQFSEDYPNKPPTVRFVSRMFHPNIYADGSICLDILQNQWSPIYDVAAILTSIQSLLCDPNPNSPANSEAARMFSESKREYNRRVREVVEQSWTAD, from the exons ATGTCTACTCCAGCGAGGAAGAGGTTGATGAGGGATTTCAAGAGGTTGCAGCAAGACCCTCCTGCTGGAATCAGCGGTGCTCCTCAAGACAACAACATCATGCTCTGGAACGCTGTTATTTTCGG GCCTGATGATACCCCTTGGGATGGAG GTACTTTCAAACTCTCACTGCAGTTTTCTGAAGATTATCCAAACAAACCACCAACTGTTCGGTTTGTTTCTCGGATGTTCCATCCTAACA TTTATGCTGATGGGAGTATATGCTTGGACATCCTCCAAAACCAGTGGAGTCCTATATATGATGTCGCTGCTATTCTTACCTCCATTCAG TCACTGCTCTGTGATCCTAATCCGAATTCTCCTGCGAATTCCGAAGCTGCTCGAATGTTCAGTGAAAGCAAACGCGAGTATAACAGAAGAGTCCGTGAGGTTGTGGAACAAAGCTGGACTGCAGACTAG
- the LOC103827509 gene encoding single-stranded DNA-binding protein WHY3, chloroplastic isoform X1 encodes MSQLLSSTPPLAVNSRIFLTHRFPEARFLTAGVFVGKGRGFSVKPTERVKLTVKSRYSDSSSPAYSQQNGEGSSPRFYVGHSIYKGKAALTIEPRAPEFVALESGAFKLSKEGFLLLQFAPAAGVRQYDWSRKQVFSLSVTEIGNLVSLGPKESCEFFHDPNKGKGSDEGKVRKVLKVEPLPDGSGRFFNLSVQNKLLNVDESVYIPITKAEFAVLISAFNFILPHLIGWQAFASSIKPEDSNRLNNASSPKYGGDYEWSR; translated from the exons ATGTCGCAGCTCTTATCTTCTACTCCTCCATTGGCGGTAAACTCTAGAATCTTCTTAACCCATCGATTCCCAGAAGCTCGTTTTCTCACCGCCGGTGTTTTCGTCGGAAAAGGGCGTGGCTTCTCCGTGAAGCCGACGGAGAGGGTGAAGTTAACGGTGAAGTCTCGGTATAGCGACTCATCTTCGCCGGCTTACTCTCAACAAAATG GGGAAGGATCCTCGCCACGGTTTTATGTGGGTCATTCGATTTACAAAGGGAAGGCTGCTCTTACTATAGAGCCTCGTGCGCCCGAGTTTGTGGCTTTAGAA TCCGGTGCGTTCAAGCTTTCGAAGGAAGGGTTCTTGCTGCTTCAGTTTGCTCCTGCAGCTGGTGTTCGTCAGTACGATTGGAGCAGGAAACAG GTGTTCTCATTATCAGTTACAGAGATTGGTAATTTAGTTAGCCTTGGGCCGAAGGAATCATGTGAGTTCTTCCATGATCCTAACAAAGGAAAAGG TAGTGATGAAGGTAAAGTGAGGAAGGTACTGAAAGTTGAGCCTCTTCCAGATGGTTCTGGCCGCTTCTTTAACCTGA GTGTTCAGAACAAGCTTTTGAATGTAGATGAGAGTGTATACATACCAATCACCAAAGCAGAGTTTGCTGTTCTTATCTCTGCTTTCAAC TTCATCTTGCCACACCTTATAGGCTGGCAAGCGTTTGCAAGCTCCATCAAACCAGAAGACTCTAACCGTCTTAACAATGCGTCGTCACCTAAGTATGGAGGAGACTACGAATGGAGTAGATGA
- the LOC103827509 gene encoding single-stranded DNA-binding protein WHY3, chloroplastic isoform X2: MSQLLSSTPPLAVNSRIFLTHRFPEARFLTAGVFVGKGRGFSVKPTERVKLTVKSRYSDSSSPAYSQQNGEGSSPRFYVGHSIYKGKAALTIEPRAPEFVALESGAFKLSKEGFLLLQFAPAAGVRQYDWSRKQVFSLSVTEIGNLVSLGPKESCEFFHDPNKGKGDEGKVRKVLKVEPLPDGSGRFFNLSVQNKLLNVDESVYIPITKAEFAVLISAFNFILPHLIGWQAFASSIKPEDSNRLNNASSPKYGGDYEWSR, encoded by the exons ATGTCGCAGCTCTTATCTTCTACTCCTCCATTGGCGGTAAACTCTAGAATCTTCTTAACCCATCGATTCCCAGAAGCTCGTTTTCTCACCGCCGGTGTTTTCGTCGGAAAAGGGCGTGGCTTCTCCGTGAAGCCGACGGAGAGGGTGAAGTTAACGGTGAAGTCTCGGTATAGCGACTCATCTTCGCCGGCTTACTCTCAACAAAATG GGGAAGGATCCTCGCCACGGTTTTATGTGGGTCATTCGATTTACAAAGGGAAGGCTGCTCTTACTATAGAGCCTCGTGCGCCCGAGTTTGTGGCTTTAGAA TCCGGTGCGTTCAAGCTTTCGAAGGAAGGGTTCTTGCTGCTTCAGTTTGCTCCTGCAGCTGGTGTTCGTCAGTACGATTGGAGCAGGAAACAG GTGTTCTCATTATCAGTTACAGAGATTGGTAATTTAGTTAGCCTTGGGCCGAAGGAATCATGTGAGTTCTTCCATGATCCTAACAAAGGAAAAGG TGATGAAGGTAAAGTGAGGAAGGTACTGAAAGTTGAGCCTCTTCCAGATGGTTCTGGCCGCTTCTTTAACCTGA GTGTTCAGAACAAGCTTTTGAATGTAGATGAGAGTGTATACATACCAATCACCAAAGCAGAGTTTGCTGTTCTTATCTCTGCTTTCAAC TTCATCTTGCCACACCTTATAGGCTGGCAAGCGTTTGCAAGCTCCATCAAACCAGAAGACTCTAACCGTCTTAACAATGCGTCGTCACCTAAGTATGGAGGAGACTACGAATGGAGTAGATGA
- the LOC103827510 gene encoding LOW QUALITY PROTEIN: uncharacterized protein LOC103827510 (The sequence of the model RefSeq protein was modified relative to this genomic sequence to represent the inferred CDS: deleted 2 bases in 1 codon): MAMQSGIGLTRILILAGAGYTSTILVKNGKMADLLGELQSLVKRFEGSGDHSDDDSDDMATQMQRLAMEVRQMSSSRQITVMNGGAQGADFTPFIVPAATLGAIGYGYMWYKGMSFSDIMCVTKRSMEEAVSNLTKHLDTVSEAISNAKKHLTERLKRTDDKMELHKDLLKGVQDNVGLALEDLANIGDDFDSMHSIFGGTGGKLDSIEYKQNIANMGLMYLCDSMGGESHKMPDILMQEKLRLSGKLNTCIVITNEETSTTEGLKESDKIELLEG, from the exons ATGGCTATGCAATCCGGTATTGGGTTAACGAGGATTTTGATTCTAGCTGGAGCAG GTTATACAAGTACAATCCTTGTGAAGAATGGAAAAATGGCGGATCTTTTG GGGGAGCTACAG TCTTTGGTGAAGCGATTTGAGGGGTCAGGAGATCATTCAGATGACGATTCTGATGACATGGCTACTCAG ATGCAACGGTTAGCTATGGAGGTCCGGCAGATGTCCTCATCGCGGCAGATAACTGTCATGAATGGAGGAGCTCAAGgag CTGATTTCACCCCGTTTATAGTCCCGGCAGCGACACTAGGAGCTATAGGTTATGGCTACATGTGGTACAAG GGTATGTCGTTCTCTGACATCATGTGCGTAACAAAGCGGAGCATGGAAGAGGCAGTCTCGAACTTGACTAAGCATTTGGATACTGTTTCTGAAGCTATTTCT AATGCTAAGAAGCACTTGACTGAGCGGCTTAAGAGGACGGACGATAAGATGGAATTGCACAAGGATCTCTTAAAGGGAGTCCAGGACAAT GTGGgtttggctctagaggatcttGCTAACATTGGAGATGATTTTGACTCAATGCATAGCATTTTCGGTGGTACG GGTGGAAAATTAGATAGTATTGAGTACAAGCAG AATATTGCGAATATGGGTTTAATGTATCTATGCGACTCTATGGGAGGAGAAAGTCACAAGATGCCGGATATTCTGATGCAG GAGAAGCTTCGACTCTCTGGGAAGTTAAACACATGTATAGTCATTACAAACGAAGAAACTTCAACCACAGAG GGTTTAAAAGAAAGCGATAAGATAGAGCTACTTGAAGGCTGA
- the LOC103827511 gene encoding probable pectate lyase 6, with protein sequence MASAHLNLGSYVFAFVSLSLAVVAPSVQGHVAVYDEYWTQRQTDALRETIKSYDPNPFNVTDHFNHHAALAMETTGADNGTRRELRQVRRGRKTRRRGGRHHSLNAIDKCWRGDKNWHKNRKKLADCVLGFGRKTTGGKKGQFYVVTDASDHDLINPKPGTLRHAVTRDRPLWIIFGRSMIIKLQQELIITHDKTIDGRGANVHIMGGAGLTLQFVKNVIIHNIHIKHIKCGAGGMIRDCEHHVGQRSKSDGDGINIFGATNIWIDHVSMTHCSDGMIDAIMGSTAITISNSHLTDHNEVLLFGGKDGDVIDKKMQITVAFNHFGKRLVQRMPRVRYGLVHVVNNDYTHWEMYAIGGNKNPTIISQGNRFIAPHKETCKQVTKREYTPYTEWKSWNWQSERDYFLNGAYFVNSGRANAWSPAPKNPIHRKFAIRPQSGTGVRRLTKDAGTLGCTPGKSC encoded by the exons ATGGCGTCTGCTCATTTGAATCTTGGGAGCTACGTCTTCGCCTTTGTCTCGTTATCTCTAGCCGTCGTGGCTCCATCGGTTCAAGGTCACGTCGCGGTATACGATGAATATTGGACCCAACGCCAAACCGACGCATTGCGAGAAACTATAAAATCTTATGACCCGAACCCGTTTAACGTCACGGACCACTTTAACCACCATGCCGCATT AGCAATGGAGACGACTGGTGCAGACAACGGAACAAGGAGAGAGCTCCGACAAGTTAGACGCGGTCGGAAAACAAGGAGACGTGGCGGAAGGCACCACTCCCTTAACGCTATCGATAAATGCTGGCGAGGCGACAAAAACTGGCACAAAAACCGAAAAAAGCTAGCGGACTGCGTCCTAGGATTTGGTCGGAAAACAACCGGAGGCAAAAAGGGACAGTTCTACGTAGTCACCGACGCATCTGACCACGATCTCATCAACCCCAAGCCAGGAACTCTAAGACACGCAGTGACTCGCGACAGACCGCTATGGATCATATTCGGTAGATCCATGATCATAAAACTGCAGCAAGAACTGATCATAACACACGATAAAACTATCGATGGTCGAGGAGCGAATGTACATATAATGGGAGGTGCAGGTTTAACGTTACAGTTCGTGAAGAATGTGATCATACACAATATTCATATCAAACACATTAAATGTGGGGCTGGTGGGATGATCAGAGACTGTGAACATCATGTTGGGCAGCGTTCAAAGAGTGATGGTGATGGGATCAATATTTTCGGAGCCACGAATATTTGGATCGATCATGTCTCCATGACTCATTGTTCTGATGGGATGATCGATGCCATTATGGGATCGACCGCCATTACTATCTCCAACTCCCATTTAACCGACCATAACGAG GTGCTGTTGTTTGGGGGTAAAGACGGGGATGTGATCGACAAGAAAATGCAGATAACGGTTGCGTTTAACCATTTTGGTAAGAGATTGGTCCAAAGAATGCCAAGGGTCAGATACGGTTTGGTCCATGTAGTGAACAATGACTACACTCACTGGGAAATGTATGCTATTGGTGGGAACAAGAACCCTACCATTATAAGTCAAGGCAACCGTTTCATTGCTCCTCATAAAGAAACCTGCAAGCAG GTTACAAAGAGAGAGTATACGCCTTATACAGAGTGGAAGTCATGGAACTGGCAGTCAGAGAGAGATTACTTCTTGAACGGAGCTTACTTTGTAAATTCAGGAAGGGCAAACGCGTGGAGCCCTGCCCCGAAAAACCCAATCCATAGAAAGTTTGCGATCCGGCCTCAATCAGGAACAGGTGTAAGAAGACTCACTAAGGATGCTGGTACGCTTGGTTGTACACCAGGCAAGTCCTGCTGA
- the LOC103827512 gene encoding protein TWIN LOV 1 isoform X1: protein MSITQSSASLFTTATEEKEGAFSARYSLWIKEALDELPHSFTITDPFISGHPIVFASPGFLKMTGYSREEVIGRNGRAFQGPKTNRRSIMEIREAIREERPVQVSILNYRKSGSPFWMLFHMIPVFGNDDGRVIHFVAVQVPISGRKMRNGSGCSEMVFGSCRREVCLGSYVHQERALPVECDEQELENWEHCEASESEKLKSVEAVGNVLSVLTRYSEFAGRLVCGKRSCLRVADCLSSSLVISLGRIKQSFVLTNPCLPDMPVVYASDAFLTLTGYKRHEVLGQNCRFLSGVDTDSSVLYEMKECILKGKPCTVQILNYSNRKDKSTFWNLLHISPVRNASGKTAYFVGVQMEASCKDIESKELRPETRQLSVVGAVRVAVRSSFMVTC from the exons ATGTCCATAACCCAATCTTCAGCATCGCTTTTCACCACCGCCACCGAGGAGAAAGAAGGAGCCTTTAGCGCCCGTTACTCGCTATGGATCAAAGAAGCTTTAGACGAGCTTCCCCACAGCTTCACAATCACCGACCCGTTTATCTCGGGTCACCCGATCGTTTTCGCCAGCCCCGGGTTTCTCAAAATGACCGGGTACTCGCGAGAGGAGGTCATCGGGAGAAACGGGAGGGCCTTTCAGGGTCCCAAGACAAATCGGAGATCGATCATGGAGATTCGCGAGGCGATTCGTGAGGAGAGACCCGTTCAAGTGAGCATCTTGAATTACCGAAAATCCGGATCGCCGTTTTGGATGTTGTTCCATATGATTCCTGTTTTCGGGAATGACGACGGGAGAGTGATCCATTTCGTCGCGGTTCAGGTCCCAATCTCGGGACGGAAGATGAGAAACGGGTCGGGTTGTTCAGAAATGGTGTTTGGTTCTTGTCGGAGAGAGGTTTGTTTAGGTAGTTACGTGCATCAGGAACGAGCGTTGCCAGTGGAGTGCGATGAACAAG AGTTAGAGAACTGGGAACACTGTGAGGCGAGCGAGTCCGAGAAGCTTAAATCTGTTGAAGCAGTTGGCAATGTATTATCTGTTTTGACGCGTTACAGCGAGTTCGCTGGCAGATTAGTTTGTGGGAAGCGGAGCTGTTTGCGTGTTGCAGATTGCTTAAGCTCGTCGTTAGTTATATCTCTTGGTAGAATCAAACAAAGTTTCGTatt AACCAACCCATGCTTACCGGATATGCCTGTCGTTTATGCTAGTGATGCCTTTTTGACATTGACTG GTTACAAGAGACATGAAGTGTTGGGACAAAACTGTAGATTTCTGAGTGGGGTTGATACTGATTCCTCAGTACTCTACGAG ATGAAGGAATGCATCCTAAAGGGGAAACCATGCACAGTGCAAATACTAAATTACAG TAACAGAAAAGATAAGAGCACGTTCTGGAATCTTCTTCACATATCGCCAGTTCGTAATGCTTCAGGCAAG ACAgcatattttgtaggggttcaGATGGAAGCAAGTTGCAAAGATATTGAAAGTAAAGAACTGAGACCGGAGACAAGGCAGCTGAGTGTGGTTGGTGCGGTTAGAGTTGCGGTGAGGAGCTCTTTCATGGTGACTTGTTGA
- the LOC103827512 gene encoding protein TWIN LOV 1 isoform X2, with product MSITQSSASLFTTATEEKEGAFSARYSLWIKEALDELPHSFTITDPFISGHPIVFASPGFLKMTGYSREEVIGRNGRAFQGPKTNRRSIMEIREAIREERPVQVSILNYRKSGSPFWMLFHMIPVFGNDDGRVIHFVAVQVPISGRKMRNGSGCSEMVFGSCRREVCLGSYVHQERALPVECDEQELENWEHCEASESEKLKSVEAVGNVLSVLTRYSEFAGRLVCGKRSCLRVADCLSSSLVISLGRIKQSFVLTNPCLPDMPVVYASDAFLTLTGYKRHEVLGQNCRFLSGVDTDSSVLYEMKECILKGKPCTVQILNYRKDKSTFWNLLHISPVRNASGKTAYFVGVQMEASCKDIESKELRPETRQLSVVGAVRVAVRSSFMVTC from the exons ATGTCCATAACCCAATCTTCAGCATCGCTTTTCACCACCGCCACCGAGGAGAAAGAAGGAGCCTTTAGCGCCCGTTACTCGCTATGGATCAAAGAAGCTTTAGACGAGCTTCCCCACAGCTTCACAATCACCGACCCGTTTATCTCGGGTCACCCGATCGTTTTCGCCAGCCCCGGGTTTCTCAAAATGACCGGGTACTCGCGAGAGGAGGTCATCGGGAGAAACGGGAGGGCCTTTCAGGGTCCCAAGACAAATCGGAGATCGATCATGGAGATTCGCGAGGCGATTCGTGAGGAGAGACCCGTTCAAGTGAGCATCTTGAATTACCGAAAATCCGGATCGCCGTTTTGGATGTTGTTCCATATGATTCCTGTTTTCGGGAATGACGACGGGAGAGTGATCCATTTCGTCGCGGTTCAGGTCCCAATCTCGGGACGGAAGATGAGAAACGGGTCGGGTTGTTCAGAAATGGTGTTTGGTTCTTGTCGGAGAGAGGTTTGTTTAGGTAGTTACGTGCATCAGGAACGAGCGTTGCCAGTGGAGTGCGATGAACAAG AGTTAGAGAACTGGGAACACTGTGAGGCGAGCGAGTCCGAGAAGCTTAAATCTGTTGAAGCAGTTGGCAATGTATTATCTGTTTTGACGCGTTACAGCGAGTTCGCTGGCAGATTAGTTTGTGGGAAGCGGAGCTGTTTGCGTGTTGCAGATTGCTTAAGCTCGTCGTTAGTTATATCTCTTGGTAGAATCAAACAAAGTTTCGTatt AACCAACCCATGCTTACCGGATATGCCTGTCGTTTATGCTAGTGATGCCTTTTTGACATTGACTG GTTACAAGAGACATGAAGTGTTGGGACAAAACTGTAGATTTCTGAGTGGGGTTGATACTGATTCCTCAGTACTCTACGAG ATGAAGGAATGCATCCTAAAGGGGAAACCATGCACAGTGCAAATACTAAATTACAG AAAAGATAAGAGCACGTTCTGGAATCTTCTTCACATATCGCCAGTTCGTAATGCTTCAGGCAAG ACAgcatattttgtaggggttcaGATGGAAGCAAGTTGCAAAGATATTGAAAGTAAAGAACTGAGACCGGAGACAAGGCAGCTGAGTGTGGTTGGTGCGGTTAGAGTTGCGGTGAGGAGCTCTTTCATGGTGACTTGTTGA
- the LOC103827513 gene encoding uncharacterized protein LOC103827513 produces the protein MTISISPFTLPSSSTKPHLLTSSPTRAYSSSISPRVLTQSFSLFHPLRRNFTRCSSSSSSPDGFLGKPNEEGNESIIQLPSIGVNPVKFAICLVFWASLSLLWFARSGDAKAAADSIKSSSFGLRIAAALRRFGWPDEAVVFALATLPVIELRGAIPVGYWMQLKPMSLTFFSVLGNMVPVPFIILYLKKVVTFLAGKSQTASKLLAILLKSAKEKAGPVEEFQWLGLMLFVAVPFPGTGAWTGAIIASILDMPFWSAVSANFCGVVLAGLLVNLLVNLGFKEAVVAGILLFFVSTVMWSVLRNISKSIRPSLP, from the exons ATGACGATTTCAATCTCTCCTTTCACTCTACCTTCCTCATCCACAAAACCACATCTCCTTACTTCATCACCCACTCGAGCTTACTCATCTTCTATTTCTCCACGAGTATTGACTCAAAGTTTCAGTCTTTTCCACCCACTACGCCGTAACTTCACCAGatgctcctcctcttcttcttctccagatGGGTTTCTCGGAAAACCCAATGAAGAAGGAAACGAAAGCATCATCCAGCTTCCATCTATCGGCGTAAACCCAGTTAAATTCGCGATATGCCTTGTCTTCTGGGCCTCTCTCTCTTTGCTTTGGTTCGCTAGGTCCGGCGATGCCAAAGCCGCCGCTGATTCCATCAAATCATCAAGCTTTGGTCTCAGAATCGCCGCCGCTCTCCGCCGCTTTGGCTGGCCGGACGAAGCTGTGGTGTTCGCTTTAGCCACGCTTCCGGTTATCGAGCTTCGTGGTGCTATTCCCGTCGGTTACTGGATGCAGCTTAAACCTATGTCTCTCACTTTCTTCTCTGTTCTCGG CAACATGGTTCCGGTTCCATTCATCATACTTTACCTCAAAAAGGTGGTGACTTTCTTAGCGGGTAAGAGCCAGACAGCTTCCAAATTACTTGCAATATTATTGAAAAGCGCTAAAGAGAAAGCTGGGCctgtggaagagttccagtggCTAGGACTTATGCTCTTTGTAGCTGTTCCATTCCCTGGGACCGGTGCTTGGACAGGAGCTATAATAGCGTCGATCCTCGACATGCCCTTCTGGTCTGCTGTCTCTGCTAACTTCTGTGGGGTTGTGTTAGCGGGGCTGCTTGTGAACTTGCTGGTGAATCTTGGTTTTAAAGAAGCCGTTGTTGCTGGtattcttctcttctttgtaTCGACAGTTATGTGGAGTGTTCTCAGGAACATTAGCAAGTCTATAAGACCGTCTTTGCCTTGA